From a single Prionailurus bengalensis isolate Pbe53 chromosome A1, Fcat_Pben_1.1_paternal_pri, whole genome shotgun sequence genomic region:
- the MRPS30 gene encoding 39S ribosomal protein S30, mitochondrial, with product MAAARCCRLALRGSRLSLHTAAEAAVAAPEVTGAVVAAAPVARYPPIVASLTAKSKAARQRRVERWQATVHAAESVDEKLRILTKMQFMKYVVYPQTFALNADRWYQGFTKTVFLSGLPPPPAEPAEPSPTLDLEALRAAACDCLLQEHFYLRRKRRAPLYQDREAIASPFLDQLVAALVGLLSAHNPALATAALDCKRPVHFYWLRGEEIIPSGHRKGRVDALRYQINDKPHNQIRMSKQLPEFVPLDYSVPVEIPVMNCKPDKLPLFKRQYENTIFIGSKTADPYCYGHTQFHLLPDKLKRERLLKQNCADQIEVVFRANAIASLFAWTGAQAMYQGFWSEADVTRPFVSQGVITDGKYFSFFCYQLNTLALTTQADQNNPRKNICWGTQSKPLYETIEDNNVKGFNDDVLLQIVHFLLNRPKEDKSQLLEN from the exons ATGGCGGCGGCCAGGTGTTGCAGGCTAGCCCTCCGCGGGTCGCGGCTGTCATTGCACACTGCGGCCGAGGCCGCTGTCGCGGCTCCAGAAGTGACCGGCGCAGTTGTCGCGGCGGCCCCCGTCGCGCGCTACCCGCCGATTGTGGCCTCTCTGACTGCCAAAAGCAAGGCGGCACGGCAGCGGCGAGTGGAGCGGTGGCAGGCGACGGTGCACGCGGCCGAGTCGGTGGACGAGAAGCTGCGAATCCTCACCAAGATGCAGTTCATGAAGTACGTGGTTTATCCGCAGACCTTCGCCCTGAACGCTGACCGCTGGTATCAGGGCTTCACCAAGACAGTGTTCCTGTCGGGactgccgccgccgcccgccgagCCCGCCGAGCCATCGCCCACCCTGGACCTGGAGGCCCTGCGCGCCGCCGCGTGTGACTGCCTCCTGCAGGAGCACTTTTACCTACGGCGCAAGCGGCGCGCGCCCCTCTACCAGGACCGCGAGGCCATCGCCTCGCCCTTCCTGGATCAGCTGGTGGCGGCCCTCGTGGGCCTGCTCAGCGCACACAACCCTGCTCTGGCCACCGCCGCCCTCG ATTGTAAACGCCCAGTTCACTTTTACTGGTTGCGTGGTGAAGAAATTATTCCTAGTGGTCATCGGAAAGGTCGAGTTGATGCTCTGCGATACCAAATAAATGATAAACCACACAACCAGATTCGAATGTCCAAACAACTCCCAGAG TTTGTGCCGCTGGATTATTCTGTACCTGTCGAAATCCCTGTGATGAATTGTAAGCCAGACAAACTTCCATTATTCAAACGACAATATGAAAATACCATATTTATTG GCTCAAAGACGGCAGATCCATACTGTTATGGTCATACCCAGTTTCATCTGTTACCTGAcaaattaaaaagggaaaggcTTTTGAAACAAAACTGTGCTGATCAGATAGAAGTTGTTTTTAGAGCCAATGCTATCGCAAGCCTTTTTGCTTGGACTGGAGCACAAGCTATGTATCAAG GATTCTGGAGTGAAGCAGATGTTACTCGACCTTTTGTCTCTCAGGGAGTGATCACAGATggaaaatacttttcctttttctgctacCAGTTAAATACTCTGGCACTGACTACACAAGCTGATCAAAATAACCCTCGTAAAAATATATGTTGGGGAACACAAAGTAAGCCTCTTTATGAAACCATCGAAGATAATAATGTGAAAGGTTTTAATGATGATGTCCTACTTCAGATAGTTCACTTTCTACTGAACAGACCAAAAGAAGATAAATCACAGCTGTTGGAAAACTAA